The proteins below are encoded in one region of bacterium:
- a CDS encoding plastocyanin/azurin family copper-binding protein, with product MLRLLHRLLLFGLGCALAIGSLSLPGRAQPAPRTWKVSIGADTPDHALQGQDFYPRTITVNAGDTITWTKSTVLEHTVTFLSGAKRPALLVPQPDNRVLFNPAAAFPQGGKAYDGTGIVSSGVLEPAGAHYTVTFTTPGRYTYVCLLHPGMQGTVVVQLAGAKLPMTQVGYGRAAAAQWAEALKAGGRLRAAWNVSTAAAPSGTVYTAPMVGDSQARITLLRFTPGPLRVKAGSTVRWVMKDPFEIHTVTFQGTGAVPQFLLLEQQAQGPPKIFFNPKILAPAGGPRHTGNTYHNSQILLPVNPPGPTEYSLTFSKPGTYTYWCVVHVPEGMSGTVIVQ from the coding sequence GGACTCGGCTGTGCGCTCGCGATCGGTTCCTTGTCGCTGCCCGGACGGGCGCAGCCCGCGCCCAGGACGTGGAAGGTGTCGATCGGCGCCGACACGCCGGATCATGCGCTCCAGGGCCAGGACTTCTATCCGCGGACGATCACGGTCAACGCGGGCGACACCATCACATGGACCAAGAGCACGGTGCTCGAACACACGGTGACGTTTCTATCCGGGGCGAAACGGCCCGCGCTGCTTGTGCCGCAACCGGACAACCGCGTGCTCTTCAATCCCGCGGCCGCGTTCCCTCAAGGGGGCAAGGCGTACGACGGCACCGGGATCGTGAGTTCCGGCGTGCTCGAACCGGCCGGGGCACACTACACGGTCACGTTCACCACCCCCGGGCGGTACACGTACGTCTGCCTGCTCCATCCCGGGATGCAGGGCACGGTCGTCGTCCAACTCGCGGGCGCCAAGCTGCCCATGACGCAGGTCGGCTACGGCCGCGCCGCGGCCGCGCAGTGGGCCGAGGCGCTCAAGGCCGGCGGGCGGCTGCGGGCCGCCTGGAACGTCTCAACGGCCGCCGCGCCGTCGGGCACCGTGTATACCGCGCCGATGGTCGGGGATTCGCAGGCCCGCATCACGCTCCTGAGGTTCACGCCCGGGCCGCTCCGGGTCAAGGCCGGCAGCACGGTGCGGTGGGTGATGAAGGACCCGTTTGAGATCCATACGGTGACGTTCCAGGGGACCGGGGCGGTGCCGCAGTTTCTCCTGCTGGAGCAGCAGGCCCAGGGTCCGCCCAAGATCTTCTTCAACCCCAAGATCCTCGCGCCGGCGGGCGGACCGCGGCACACGGGCAACACCTACCACAACTCGCAAATTCTTCTCCCGGTGAACCCGCCGGGCCCCACGGAGTACTCGCTCACGTTCTCCAAGCCCGGCACCTACACGTACTGGTGTGTGGTGCACGTGCCGGAGGGCATGAGCGGGACGGTCATCGTCCAATAG
- a CDS encoding ABC transporter substrate-binding protein: MKRCSIILLALAVAAAIASPLTAPRPAGAALELKFYYPVGVSGPLAKVMDGMVSDFNRIHPGMHVTPIFAGGYYDTMTKAQTAVMAGSPPDVAVLLSTDLYTLLDLNAIIPLDAFIQQAGGGRFRADFFDAFWLNSRTATTTYSIPFQRSTIVLYYNRDAFQRAGLDPNKPPTNWTELEQDAQKLTAHDAGGTVTQWGVGIPTSGFTYWLFQGFAAEAGQARMANPEGTDTYFDTPATRRALQYWLRLADLRVEPRGIVSWDTLPTEFVAGRYAMIYHSTGSLTFIRSNASFKFGTAFMPADRRYGTPTGGGNLYIFRGIPPERQRAAWEFVQWMTAPQQAARWSQASGYVAVRKSAFNVKLYKDYTDGFPQALTARDQLPYAQAELSTHHGGEIQTMFSNALQAALTGRKTPEAALRDAQQQAGRLLSQYRTH; encoded by the coding sequence ATGAAGCGCTGCAGCATAATCCTGCTCGCGCTGGCCGTTGCCGCGGCCATCGCCTCGCCGTTGACCGCGCCGCGACCCGCGGGAGCGGCCCTCGAGCTGAAGTTCTACTACCCGGTCGGCGTGTCGGGTCCGCTGGCCAAGGTGATGGACGGGATGGTGTCCGACTTCAACCGCATCCATCCCGGCATGCACGTCACGCCGATCTTCGCCGGCGGGTACTACGATACGATGACCAAAGCGCAGACCGCGGTCATGGCGGGCAGTCCCCCCGACGTCGCGGTCCTGCTGTCCACGGACCTCTACACGCTGCTCGACCTGAACGCGATCATCCCGCTCGACGCGTTCATCCAACAGGCCGGCGGCGGGCGGTTCCGCGCGGACTTCTTCGACGCGTTCTGGCTGAACTCGCGGACCGCGACGACCACTTATTCCATCCCATTTCAGCGCAGCACCATCGTCCTCTACTACAACCGGGACGCGTTCCAGCGCGCGGGGCTGGATCCGAACAAGCCGCCGACCAATTGGACGGAGCTCGAACAGGACGCGCAGAAGCTGACGGCGCACGACGCGGGCGGCACGGTGACCCAGTGGGGGGTCGGGATCCCGACGTCGGGCTTCACGTACTGGCTGTTTCAGGGATTCGCGGCGGAAGCGGGCCAGGCGCGAATGGCCAACCCCGAGGGTACCGACACGTACTTCGACACACCGGCGACGCGGCGGGCGCTGCAGTACTGGCTGCGCCTCGCGGACCTTCGCGTCGAGCCCCGCGGGATCGTGTCGTGGGACACGCTGCCCACCGAATTCGTCGCCGGGCGGTACGCGATGATCTATCATTCCACCGGCAGCTTGACCTTCATCCGCTCCAACGCTTCGTTCAAGTTCGGCACGGCGTTCATGCCGGCGGACCGGCGGTACGGGACGCCGACGGGCGGCGGCAACCTGTACATCTTCCGGGGGATCCCGCCGGAGCGCCAACGAGCGGCGTGGGAGTTCGTCCAGTGGATGACGGCGCCGCAGCAGGCGGCGCGCTGGAGCCAAGCCTCGGGGTACGTCGCGGTCCGCAAGTCGGCCTTCAACGTCAAGCTGTACAAGGACTACACGGACGGGTTCCCGCAGGCCCTCACCGCCCGGGACCAGCTGCCGTACGCGCAGGCCGAGCTTTCGACGCACCACGGCGGCGAGATCCAGACGATGTTCTCCAACGCCCTCCAGGCCGCGCTCACCGGCCGCAAGACGCCCGAGGCCGCGCTGCGGGACGCGCAGCAGCAGGCCGGCCGGCTGCTCAGCCAATACCGGACGCACTAG
- a CDS encoding MBL fold metallo-hydrolase, with translation MVPPLRVRVLGSGDAFGSGGRMQTCFLVSGESTRFLVDCGATAVVAMHRFGVDRAGIDLILLSHLHGDHMGGLPFFLLDSHFNVRRTRPLLVAGPPGARGRLRDVMEALFPGSSAIPLRFPLDIHEYALETPNRIAGLTVTPYQVEHPCGAPPTALRIECEGRTIAYSGDTRWAPGLPKAAEDADLLLLECNGYDRTVPNHLDLPTLLAHRHELRSRRIVLTHMGEEMLAHREEAPWESAEDGMTITVG, from the coding sequence GTGGTGCCGCCGCTCCGCGTCCGCGTGCTCGGGTCGGGCGACGCGTTCGGCAGCGGGGGCCGGATGCAAACCTGCTTTCTGGTGTCCGGGGAGTCGACGCGATTCCTCGTCGACTGCGGCGCCACGGCGGTCGTGGCGATGCACCGCTTCGGGGTGGACCGGGCCGGCATCGATCTGATTCTCTTGAGCCACCTCCACGGCGACCACATGGGCGGGCTCCCGTTCTTCCTGCTCGACTCGCACTTCAACGTGCGGCGTACGCGGCCGCTGCTCGTCGCCGGACCGCCCGGGGCGCGCGGGCGACTGCGCGACGTGATGGAGGCGCTGTTCCCCGGCTCGTCGGCGATCCCGCTCCGGTTCCCGCTCGACATCCACGAATACGCGCTCGAGACGCCGAACCGGATCGCCGGCCTCACCGTCACGCCCTACCAGGTGGAGCATCCCTGCGGGGCGCCGCCCACGGCGCTGCGCATCGAGTGTGAGGGCCGCACGATCGCTTATTCGGGCGACACGCGGTGGGCGCCCGGGCTGCCCAAAGCGGCCGAGGACGCCGATCTGCTCCTGCTCGAATGCAACGGGTACGATCGGACGGTGCCAAACCACCTCGATCTCCCGACGCTGCTCGCGCATCGACACGAGCTGCGCAGCCGGCGGATCGTGCTGACGCACATGGGCGAGGAGATGCTGGCACACCGGGAGGAGGCGCCATGGGAGAGCGCCGAGGATGGGATGACCATCACCGTCGGATAG
- a CDS encoding molybdopterin-dependent oxidoreductase: MSTVRTIRTMCPMNCHPTLCGMLVDVEDGRLIAVRGDPDNPDSRGFLCVRGQASREIIGNAERLLFPLVRGRRAADAWRRATWDEALDLIVARMRAAGRESVALWQGHGNNANNYGVRTGGQLLRRFANFYGCQWWNATMICWGLGAFGIGLTGPLETNTKEDMGAHAELILLWGANLASQPNTGRHLAAARRRGAQIVTIDVRRTEAAAQSDEVFVIRPGTDAALALALMHVIVGEDRYDRAFVAAHTVGFDALAEHVRPFSPAWAAGETGLPAGRIAALARRYAAVRPAMIVIGGSSMHKGVNGWQGGRAVACLPALTGNLGRPGAGLGPRHGSSSHGQALAGIAAADRRPPGRYVPNQMPRITEALAGGRVKVLGLFGTDMLSSFADAAAVAGGLARTDLVVSHDLFMNDTARRFADVMLPATAWLEDTGCKSTNTHLYLMPKILEPAGEARPLTRVLRDLAGRLGLDEFFPWDTDEGPIDAILDHPATGHATVRALRAEGGIRALDISHVAHPDLAFPTPSGKIEFYSARAGSLGLPPLPVYTPLPATGGHPLSFRQGRTLTQFHGFYDHGRALPTLARLDPAPILWMSPADAASRGLGDGDAIRIFNERGEFRAHARVTGDVPSGTVWMRDGWTGLNELTSGDPSIPDEAVDVFEFSAGQAAFDAMVEVAPDGG; this comes from the coding sequence ATGAGCACCGTGCGCACGATCCGGACGATGTGTCCGATGAACTGCCATCCCACGCTCTGCGGCATGCTGGTGGATGTGGAGGACGGCCGGCTCATCGCCGTCCGCGGCGATCCGGACAACCCCGACAGCCGCGGGTTTCTGTGCGTCCGCGGTCAGGCGTCGCGGGAGATCATCGGCAATGCAGAGCGGCTGCTGTTTCCTCTGGTGCGCGGCCGCCGCGCCGCCGACGCGTGGCGGCGGGCGACGTGGGACGAGGCGCTCGATCTCATCGTCGCGCGGATGCGGGCGGCGGGGCGGGAGTCGGTTGCGCTGTGGCAGGGCCACGGCAACAACGCGAACAACTACGGCGTGCGGACCGGCGGCCAGCTCCTGCGCCGGTTTGCCAACTTCTACGGTTGCCAGTGGTGGAACGCGACGATGATCTGCTGGGGCCTCGGGGCCTTCGGCATCGGGCTCACCGGACCGCTGGAGACGAACACCAAGGAGGACATGGGCGCGCATGCCGAGCTCATCCTCCTGTGGGGCGCGAACCTGGCCAGCCAGCCGAACACCGGCCGCCATCTCGCGGCCGCCCGGCGGCGCGGCGCCCAGATCGTGACGATCGACGTGCGGCGCACCGAAGCGGCGGCGCAGTCGGACGAGGTGTTCGTGATCCGGCCGGGCACCGACGCGGCGCTCGCGCTCGCGCTGATGCATGTGATCGTCGGCGAGGACCGCTACGACCGCGCGTTCGTCGCCGCGCACACCGTGGGCTTCGACGCGCTGGCCGAGCATGTCCGGCCGTTCTCGCCGGCGTGGGCGGCGGGGGAGACGGGGCTGCCGGCCGGCCGCATCGCCGCGCTCGCGCGCCGCTACGCCGCCGTCCGGCCGGCGATGATCGTGATCGGCGGCAGTTCGATGCACAAAGGGGTCAACGGCTGGCAGGGCGGCCGGGCCGTCGCGTGCCTGCCGGCGCTCACCGGAAATCTCGGCCGGCCCGGCGCCGGTCTCGGTCCCCGCCACGGGAGCTCGTCGCACGGTCAGGCGCTGGCCGGGATTGCGGCCGCGGACCGGCGTCCGCCCGGCCGCTACGTCCCAAACCAGATGCCGCGGATCACCGAAGCGCTCGCCGGCGGCCGCGTCAAGGTACTCGGCCTCTTCGGGACCGACATGCTCTCATCGTTCGCCGACGCCGCGGCGGTGGCCGGCGGCCTCGCCCGCACCGACCTCGTCGTCAGCCACGACCTGTTCATGAACGACACCGCCCGGCGCTTCGCCGACGTGATGCTCCCCGCGACGGCGTGGCTCGAGGACACGGGCTGCAAGAGCACCAACACGCACCTGTACCTGATGCCGAAGATCCTCGAGCCGGCCGGGGAAGCGCGCCCGCTCACGCGCGTGCTCCGCGATCTCGCCGGGCGGTTGGGGCTCGACGAGTTCTTCCCCTGGGACACGGACGAGGGGCCGATCGATGCGATCCTGGACCACCCGGCCACCGGACACGCGACGGTGCGCGCGCTGCGCGCCGAGGGCGGAATCCGCGCGCTCGACATCTCGCACGTCGCGCATCCCGATCTGGCGTTTCCGACGCCGTCGGGAAAGATCGAGTTCTATTCCGCGCGGGCCGGGTCGCTCGGCCTGCCGCCGCTCCCGGTGTATACGCCGCTGCCGGCGACCGGCGGCCATCCGCTCAGCTTCCGTCAGGGCCGGACGCTCACCCAGTTTCACGGGTTTTACGACCACGGCCGGGCGCTGCCGACCCTGGCGCGGCTCGATCCCGCCCCGATCCTGTGGATGTCGCCGGCCGACGCGGCCTCCCGCGGCCTCGGCGACGGGGACGCGATCCGCATCTTCAACGAGCGCGGCGAATTCCGGGCGCACGCGCGCGTCACAGGCGACGTGCCGTCCGGTACCGTGTGGATGCGGGACGGGTGGACGGGCCTCAACGAGCTCACGTCCGGCGATCCATCGATCCCCGACGAGGCGGTGGACGTCTTCGAGTTCTCCGCGGGCCAGGCGGCGTTCGACGCGATGGTGGAGGTAGCGCCGGACGGAGGCTGA